One Stigmatopora argus isolate UIUO_Sarg chromosome 20, RoL_Sarg_1.0, whole genome shotgun sequence genomic region harbors:
- the vgf gene encoding uncharacterized protein vgf → MGPHCRTSALLLVLLVRASLANLTAPPEAQRSLPTERDLEGDARAPEGGAEGDLFDDVDPKTLAALLLGSLGGTRPEQRRDEPEAGERDRDGRLKLELLMAAQGKEERKKAEEEEEKMTERVNSRTTSQTLQVQREPPPEPGAEEEQLNPEELKNLETVMKEFPRLDATAKRADDGRRENRPYGGDNEIIPFRKGASKEKLKWREEAQWANKVPSFRGTFADGGDADGQAEEEEEEALSPEEEEARAKAEQEEMRRQAAEVQRAKLEEEKLADIASDMLLRYMVRQNGDGGKDARWSTDAAEDKRSEEEQEEDDHVDPQTIDKLIEISSKLHLPADDVVDIISDVEKKKKKKKKKDLTPHTSFPEAGGAALGYPVSKPPSLHLLKNWFQEQTPTRPKEFWSHPLSPPYSWPQTLKPKKPEPWGWRRYPNAQPLFYPPRRPAFRYYVPKLAMASGPRSWDGAYAAFPPKQRYLNWVQPLLRKPPPNLQRKPYYPRYRLPYPRRGREPFYNRLSPDDKSPLEEYIERLLAKRPRWV, encoded by the coding sequence ATGGGTCCCCACTGCAGGACTAGTGCCCTACTTCTGGTCCTCCTGGTGAGGGCATCGCTGGCCAACCTCACGGCACCCCCTGAGGCTCAGCGTTCGCTCCCTACCGAAAGAGATCTCGAGGGAGACGCCCGAGCGCCCGAAGGCGGGGCCGAAGGAGACCTCTTCGACGACGTGGACCCCAAAACTCTGGCCGCCCTTTTACTGGGGTCCCTGGGTGGCACGCGGCCGGAACAAAGGAGGGACGAACCCGAGGCGGGGGAACGGGACAGAGATGGGAGACTGAAGTTGGAGCTGCTGATGGCCGCCCAGGGGAAGGAGGAGAGGAAGAAagcggaggaagaagaggagaagaTGACCGAAAGGGTCAACAGTCGCACCACCAGCCAGACGCTCCAGGTCCAGAGGGAACCTCCGCCCGAGCCGGGTGCCGAAGAGGAGCAGCTCAACCCGGAGGAACTGAAGAATCTTGAGACGGTGATGAAGGAATTCCCCCGCCTGGACGCCACGGCGAAAAGGGCGGATGACGGGCGGAGGGAGAATCGGCCCTACGGCGGCGATAATGAGATCATCCCCTTCCGCAAAGGAGCGTCCAAGGAGAAACTCAAATGGCGAGAGGAGGCGCAGTGGGCCAACAAGGTTCCTTCGTTCCGAGGAACATTCGCAGACGGCGGGGACGCCGACGGACAagcggaggaagaggaagaggaggcttTGAGTCCGGAAGAAGAGGAAGCCCGAGCCAAAGCGGAGCAGGAGGAGATGAGGAGGCAGGCGGCGGAGGTGCAGAGAGCCAagctggaggaggagaagcTGGCCGACATCGCCTCGGACATGCTGCTGCGCTACATGGTCAGGCAGAACGGCGATGGCGGCAAAGACGCACGGTGGTCCACCGACGCCGCCGAGGACAAGCGGtcggaggaggagcaggaggaggacgACCACGTGGACCCCCAGACCATCGACAAGTTGATCGAGATCTCCAGCAAACTACACCTGCCCGCCGACGACGTGGTGGACATCATCAGCGAcgtggagaagaagaagaagaagaagaagaaaaaggaccTGACCCCACACACCAGCTTCCCGGAAGCCGGCGGCGCTGCGCTGGGCTACCCCGTGTCCAAGCCGCCTTCCCTCCATCTCCTGAAAAACTGGTTTCAGGAGCAAACGCCAACAAGACCCAAGGAATTCTGGAGCCATCCTCTCTCCCCACCCTACTCGTGGCCTCAGACGCTGAAGCCCAAGAAACCCGAGCCTTGGGGCTGGAGGCGCTACCCCAACGCGCAGCCCCTCTTCTACCCTCCCCGGCGACCCGCGTTCCGCTACTACGTCCCCAAACTGGCCATGGCCTCTGGGCCGCGCTCCTGGGACGGCGCGTACGCCGCCTTCCCTCCGAAGCAACGCTACCTCAACTGGGTGCAGCCCCTCCTGAGGAAGCCCCCGCCGAACCTTCAGCGCAAACCCTACTACCCCAGATACCGCCTGCCGTACCCGCGGAGAGGCCGGGAGCCGTTTTACAACCGACTCTCGCCCGACGATAAATCTCCGCTGGAGGAATACATCGAGCGGCTACTGGCCAAGAGACCACGGTGGGTGTAG
- the LOC144065469 gene encoding AP-1 complex subunit sigma-1A, which produces MMRFMLLFSRQGKLRLQKWYTATSERDKKKMVRDLMQIVLARKPKMCSFLEWRDLKIVYKRYASLYFCCAVEEHDNELITLEVIHRFVELLDKYFGSVCELDIIFNFEKAYFILDEFLMGGEIQDTSKKGVLKAIEQADILQEEDESPRSVLEEMGLA; this is translated from the exons ATG ATGCGCTTCATGCTGCTGTTCAGTCGGCAGGGCAAGCTGCGACTGCAGAAGTGGTACACGGCCACGTCCGAGCGCGACAAGAAGAAGATGGTCCGGGACCTGATGCAGATCGTGCTGGCCCGCAAGCCCAAAATGTGCAGTTTCCTGGAGTGGAGGGACCTGAAGATCGTCTATAAAAG GTACGCCAGCTTGTACTTCTGCTGCGCCGTGGAGGAGCACGACAACGAGCTGATCACGCTGGAGGTCATCCACCGCTTCGTGGAGCTCCTGGATAAATATTTCGGCAGC GTATGCGAGCTGGACATCATCTTCAACTTTGAGAAGGCGTACTTCATCCTGGACGAGTTCCTGATGGGGGGAGAGATCCAGGACACCTCCAAGAAGGGCGTCCTGAAAGCCATCGAGCAAGCCGACATACTTCAGGAG GAAGACGAGTCGCCAAGGAGCGTGCTGGAGGAAATGGGCTTGGCGTAG
- the LOC144065735 gene encoding 5,6-dihydroxyindole-2-carboxylic acid oxidase-like, with amino-acid sequence MWRCRCFLLVACWVLTGAQFPRECATPEGIQSGWCCPSPPGLGADPCGTAAGRGQCVAVAADARPHGPQYPHDGRDDRERWPLRFFNRTCRCNGNFSGFDCGRCRHGWTGVNCDQRVSVVRRNVMRLSAAEKLAFVAALDRAKRTVHPDLVIATRRRAEILGPEGNASLFQNISIYNYFVWSHYYSVGKTYLGAGQPSFGGVDFSHEGPGFVTWHRYHLLQLERDMQVMLRDPSFALPYWNFAIGGSTCDICTDELMGARSSFDVNSLSPNSVFAQWRVICESVADYDTLGTVCNGTETSPIRRNPAGNVDRPTVQRLPEPGDVADCLQVSTFDTAPYYSTSSESFRNTIEGYSAPQGNYDPAVRSLHNLAHLFLNGTGGQTHLSPNDPIFVLLHTYTDAIFDEWLRRHSPGSLEYPERDAPIGHNRGYNMVPFWPPVTNAEMFATAPENLGYSYDAEWPGQPFTLTEIITLSIVAGLMLVGAAFVASSCAVRARSRKREGLQPLLADQYQRYDDIKGHSVV; translated from the exons ATGTGGCGGTGCCGCTGTTTCCTGCTCGTGGCGTGCTGGGTTTTGACGGGTGCCCAATTCCCCAGGGAATGCGCCACCCCCGAGGGCATCCAGAGCGGCTGGTGTTGCCCTTCCCCACCGGGCCTCGGCGCCGACCCGTGCGGGACGGCCGCGGGCCGCGGGCAGTGCGTGGCCGTCGCCGCCGACGCGCGCCCCCACGGGCCGCAGTACCCGCACGACGGCCGGGACGACCGAGAGCGCTGGCCGTTGCGCTTCTTCAACCGCACCTGCCGGTGCAACGGCAATTTCAGCGGCTTCGACTGCGGACGGTGCAGACACGGCTGGACCGGAGTCAACTGTGATCAGAGAGTGTCCGTGG TGAGAAGGAACGTGATGCGGCTCAGCGCCGCCGAGAAGCTGGCTTTCGTCGCCGCGCTGGACCGGGCCAAGCGTACGGTCCACCCGGACCTGGTGATCGCCACCCGGCGCCGCGCAGAGATCCTGGGTCCCGAAGGCAACGCCTCGCTTTTCCAGAACATCTCCATCTACAACTACTTCGTTTGGAGCCATTACTACTCCGTCGGCAAGACGTACCTGGGTGCCGGCCAGCCCAGCTTCGGAGGGGTGGATTTCTCCCACGAGGGTCCCGGCTTCGTCACCTGGCACCGGTACCACCTGCTCCAACTGGAGCGAGACATGCAA GTCATGCTGCGAGACCCCTCGTTCGCTCTGCCCTACTGGAATTTCGCCATCGGCGGCAGCACGTGCGACATCTGCACGGACGAGCTGATGGGCGCCAGGAGCAGCTTTGACGTCAACTCGCTCAGTCCCAACTCCGTCTTCGCCCAGTGGAGGGTTATCTGCGAGAGCGTGGCCGACTACGACACCCTGGGAACCGTCTGCAACG GCACCGAGACCTCGCCGATAAGAAGGAACCCGGCGGGCAACGTGGACAGGCCCACGGTCCAGCGTCTCCCGGAACCCGGTGACGTGGCCGACTGCCTGCAAGTGAGCACCTTTGACACGGCTCCGTACTACTCCACCTCTTCGGAAAGCTTCAGGAACACCATTGAAG GCTACAGCGCCCCCCAAGGAAACTACGACCCCGCGGTGAGGAGCCTCCACAACTTGGCCCATCTTTTCCTGAACGGCACCGGGGGTCAGACCCACCTCTCGCCCAACGACCCCATCTTCGTCTTGCTCCACACCTACACCGACGCCATCTTCGACGAATGGCTGCGAAGACATAGTCCAG GCTCGCTCGAGTATCCCGAGCGAGACGCCCCGATCGGACACAACCGAGGCTACAACATGGTTCCTTTCTGGCCTCCCGTGACCAACGCCGAGATGTTCGCGACCGCCCCCGAGAACCTCGGGTACTCTTATGACGCCGAATGGCCAG GTCAACCTTTCACGCTGACCGAAATCATCACGTTGAGCATCGTGGCCGGCCTGATGCTCGTCGGCGCCGCCTTCGTGGCCTCCAGCTGCGCGGTTCGCGCCCGGTCCCGCAAGAGGGAGGGTCTCCAGCCTCTACTCGCCGATCAGTACCAACGATACGACGACATCAAAGGCCACTCTGTCGTCTGA